The Flavobacterium psychrophilum genome includes a region encoding these proteins:
- a CDS encoding pyruvate dehydrogenase, protein MRTIQFREAICEAMSEEMRRDEAIYLMGEEVAEYNGAYKASKGMLDEFGPKRVIDTPIAELGFAGIAVGSAMNGNRPIVEFMTFNFALVGIDQIINNAAKMRQMSAGQFTMPMVFRGPTASAGQLAATHSQAFENWYANTPGLKVVVPSNTYDAKGLLKSAIRDNDPVIFMESEQMYGDKGEVPEGEYTIPLGLADVKREGKDVTVVSFGKILKEAFIAAEELEKEGISIEIIDLRTIRPMDHETILNSVKKTNRLVILEEAWPFGSIASEITYIVQERAFDYLDAPIQRITTADTPAPYSPVLLKEWLPNAGDLVKAVKKVMYK, encoded by the coding sequence ATGAGAACGATACAATTTAGAGAAGCTATTTGTGAAGCCATGAGCGAAGAAATGCGCCGTGACGAAGCTATATATTTAATGGGTGAAGAGGTTGCTGAATATAACGGTGCCTACAAAGCCTCAAAAGGAATGCTTGACGAGTTTGGCCCTAAAAGGGTAATTGATACTCCAATCGCTGAGCTTGGTTTTGCCGGTATTGCCGTAGGTAGTGCTATGAACGGTAACAGGCCAATTGTTGAGTTCATGACATTCAACTTTGCATTAGTAGGTATTGACCAGATTATTAACAACGCAGCTAAGATGCGCCAAATGTCTGCAGGACAGTTTACAATGCCAATGGTATTCCGTGGGCCAACTGCATCGGCAGGACAGCTTGCAGCTACGCACTCTCAGGCTTTCGAGAACTGGTATGCAAATACTCCGGGTCTTAAAGTTGTTGTACCGTCTAATACATACGATGCTAAAGGACTTCTTAAGTCGGCTATCCGTGATAACGATCCTGTTATATTCATGGAATCTGAGCAGATGTACGGAGATAAAGGTGAGGTGCCTGAAGGAGAATATACAATTCCACTAGGTCTTGCTGATGTTAAACGTGAAGGTAAAGATGTAACAGTTGTATCTTTCGGTAAAATATTAAAAGAAGCTTTTATCGCTGCTGAAGAACTTGAAAAAGAAGGAATCAGTATCGAGATCATCGATTTAAGAACGATCCGTCCAATGGATCACGAGACTATTCTTAACTCGGTTAAAAAAACAAACCGTTTGGTTATACTTGAAGAGGCTTGGCCGTTTGGAAGTATAGCATCAGAAATAACTTATATTGTTCAGGAAAGGGCTTTTGATTATCTTGATGCTCCTATCCAAAGGATAACTACAGCAGATACACCGGCTCCGTACTCTCCGGTACTACTTAAAGAGTGGCTTCCTAACGCGGGAGATCTTGTAAAAGCTGTGAAAAAAGTTATGTATAAATAA
- a CDS encoding electron transfer flavoprotein subunit alpha: protein MKILVCISHVPDTTAKINFANGDSEFDTNGVPFVINPNDEFGLTRAIWFKEQAGANVTVVNVGGPDTEPTLRKALAIGADEAIRVNANPTDGFFVAKQLAEVVKNGGFDLVIAGKESLDYNGGMVGGMLAGLLGYDFINSCINLEITGSDVKAVREIDGGKETLSAKLPLVIGGQKGLVEEKDLKIPVMRGIMMARQKVLTVLEPVEANITTKAVKFEKPAPKSAVKLISPDNLDELVNLLHNEAKVI from the coding sequence ATGAAAATATTAGTCTGCATCAGCCACGTGCCTGATACCACAGCAAAAATTAACTTTGCAAACGGCGACAGCGAGTTTGATACTAATGGCGTTCCGTTTGTAATAAATCCCAACGACGAATTTGGTTTAACAAGAGCAATCTGGTTTAAAGAACAAGCCGGCGCAAACGTTACAGTAGTAAACGTAGGCGGCCCGGATACCGAACCAACCCTTAGAAAAGCACTTGCAATAGGTGCAGATGAGGCAATTCGCGTTAACGCAAACCCAACAGATGGCTTCTTCGTAGCAAAACAACTTGCAGAAGTAGTTAAGAACGGTGGTTTTGACCTTGTAATAGCAGGTAAAGAATCACTCGATTATAATGGCGGTATGGTAGGCGGAATGCTTGCCGGCCTTCTTGGATACGATTTTATTAACTCGTGCATCAATCTTGAAATTACAGGATCTGACGTGAAAGCAGTACGTGAAATTGATGGTGGTAAAGAAACCCTTAGCGCTAAATTACCTTTAGTTATTGGCGGACAAAAAGGCCTTGTAGAAGAAAAAGACCTTAAAATTCCTGTAATGAGAGGCATCATGATGGCAAGACAAAAAGTACTTACCGTACTTGAGCCTGTAGAAGCCAACATTACTACTAAAGCGGTGAAGTTTGAAAAACCGGCACCTAAATCGGCAGTAAAACTTATAAGCCCTGACAATCTTGATGAGCTTGTAAACCTTTTACATAACGAAGCTAAAGTTATCTAA
- a CDS encoding electron transfer flavoprotein subunit alpha has product MSILIYAEFAEGKFKKTAFELASYAKKIAGETGTTVTALTINAADAAAQLGQYGVDKVLNVKSDKLTAFNAKAYADAIKQAAQKESAKIVLFNSTTDSIYIAPLVAVALEAGYASNVVAQPISLSPFQVKRNAFSNKAFNITEITTDIKVLTIGKNSYGVFENAVSATEEEFSPSLNDNDFTVKVESSEKVSGKVTIADAEVVVSGGRGLKGPENWGIIEDLAAALGAATACSKPVSDLGWRPHSEHVGQTGKPVAANLYIAVGISGAIQHIAGINSSKVKVVINADADAPFFKVADYGVVGDAFEIVPKLTEKIKAFKAQNS; this is encoded by the coding sequence ATGTCAATATTAATATATGCTGAGTTTGCCGAAGGCAAATTCAAAAAAACAGCTTTCGAGCTTGCTTCATACGCTAAAAAAATTGCAGGTGAAACGGGCACAACCGTAACTGCCCTTACTATAAATGCTGCCGATGCTGCTGCACAACTAGGACAATACGGCGTTGATAAAGTGCTTAATGTAAAATCTGATAAGCTTACTGCGTTCAACGCTAAGGCATATGCCGACGCTATAAAACAGGCTGCCCAGAAAGAAAGTGCTAAAATTGTATTATTCAACTCTACAACAGACAGTATTTATATTGCTCCCCTTGTAGCTGTTGCCCTTGAGGCTGGTTATGCATCAAACGTAGTTGCGCAACCAATAAGCCTTTCGCCTTTCCAGGTAAAAAGAAACGCTTTTTCTAACAAAGCATTTAATATAACAGAGATCACTACAGATATTAAAGTACTTACTATAGGCAAAAACTCTTACGGAGTATTTGAAAATGCAGTAAGCGCAACTGAAGAAGAATTCTCACCATCATTAAACGACAACGATTTTACTGTGAAAGTAGAGTCTTCTGAAAAAGTATCGGGCAAAGTAACTATTGCAGATGCAGAAGTTGTTGTATCTGGCGGACGCGGACTTAAAGGCCCTGAAAACTGGGGTATAATTGAAGATCTTGCTGCTGCGCTTGGTGCTGCCACTGCATGTTCTAAACCGGTATCTGACCTTGGATGGAGACCTCACAGCGAGCACGTAGGCCAAACAGGTAAGCCTGTAGCTGCCAATCTTTATATTGCAGTAGGTATTTCAGGAGCTATACAGCACATTGCAGGTATCAACTCATCTAAAGTAAAAGTAGTTATCAACGCCGATGCCGATGCTCCTTTCTTTAAAGTTGCAGACTACGGCGTTGTAGGTGATGCTTTTGAAATTGTTCCTAAGTTGACTGAAAAAATTAAAGCCTTTAAAGCTCAAAACTCATAA
- a CDS encoding thymidylate synthase: MKQYHDLVKHVLENGVQKGDRTGTGTKSVFGYQMRFDLSEGFPLVTTKKLHLKSIIYELLWFLNGETNIGYLNDNGVKIWDEWADEDGNLGPVYGHQWRNWDDKEIDQITELIETLKTNPNSRRMLISAWNPSVLPDTSKSFSENVANGKVALPPCHAFFQFYVAEGKLSCQLYQRSADIFLGVPFNIASYALLTMMIAQVCGLEAGDFIHTFGDAHIYNNHMEQLELQLSREPKPLPTMKLNADVKDIFDFKFEDFTLENYDPHPHIKGAVAV; the protein is encoded by the coding sequence ATGAAGCAGTATCACGACTTAGTTAAGCATGTTTTAGAGAACGGAGTGCAAAAAGGCGACCGTACAGGTACGGGAACAAAAAGCGTTTTTGGTTATCAGATGCGTTTTGACCTTAGTGAAGGATTCCCTTTAGTAACGACAAAAAAACTGCACTTAAAGTCGATAATATACGAACTGCTTTGGTTTTTAAATGGTGAAACCAACATTGGCTACCTTAACGACAATGGGGTTAAGATATGGGATGAATGGGCTGACGAAGATGGCAACCTGGGTCCGGTTTACGGTCACCAGTGGCGTAACTGGGACGATAAGGAAATTGACCAGATCACCGAACTTATTGAAACCCTTAAAACAAACCCTAACAGCCGAAGGATGCTAATTTCCGCATGGAACCCAAGCGTGCTGCCGGATACTTCAAAATCATTTTCAGAAAATGTAGCAAACGGTAAAGTTGCTTTACCCCCATGCCATGCTTTCTTTCAGTTTTATGTTGCAGAAGGAAAACTATCATGTCAGCTGTACCAGCGTAGTGCCGATATATTTTTAGGTGTACCTTTTAACATAGCATCGTACGCATTGCTTACCATGATGATTGCCCAGGTTTGCGGACTTGAAGCAGGAGACTTCATCCACACATTTGGTGACGCGCATATTTACAACAATCATATGGAACAGCTTGAACTTCAGTTAAGCCGCGAGCCAAAACCGCTACCTACCATGAAACTGAATGCTGATGTTAAAGATATCTTTGATTTTAAATTTGAAGATTTTACGTTAGAGAATTACGATCCTCACCCGCATATTAAAGGAGCTGTTGCAGTTTAA
- a CDS encoding diacylglycerol kinase produces the protein MTLTLIAAVAENNALGKDNKMMWHLPDDFKHFKSRTSGHHIIMGRKTFESFPSALPNRTSVIITRQSDYKADGCIVVGSLDEAIAVSPKDEEVFIIGGGEIYNQSIDRADKLDLTRVHAEFPDADAYFPQIDESKWELSEAIFHPRDEKHAYEMTFQTYLKKQ, from the coding sequence ATGACCCTTACCCTTATAGCGGCAGTTGCCGAAAACAATGCATTAGGCAAAGACAACAAAATGATGTGGCACCTGCCGGATGACTTTAAGCATTTTAAAAGCCGTACATCGGGTCACCATATTATAATGGGAAGAAAAACATTTGAAAGCTTCCCTTCTGCCCTGCCCAACCGCACTTCGGTAATCATTACCCGCCAGTCAGACTACAAGGCAGACGGATGTATTGTTGTGGGCAGCCTGGATGAAGCCATTGCAGTTTCACCAAAGGATGAAGAGGTGTTTATTATTGGCGGAGGCGAAATATACAACCAAAGTATTGACCGTGCCGACAAACTGGACCTTACCCGCGTACATGCCGAATTTCCCGATGCAGACGCTTACTTTCCGCAGATAGACGAATCGAAATGGGAATTATCAGAAGCTATTTTTCACCCGAGAGATGAAAAACATGCGTATGAAATGACATTTCAGACGTATTTAAAAAAGCAGTAA
- a CDS encoding GNAT family acetyltransferase, whose protein sequence is MDIRSYSPSDKGSIIDLLRLNTPNYFSIEEEADLNDYLDNQIDIYYVVEDNGLLIGSGGINITEDRKTARISWDIVHPDYQGKGIGQLLTHYRIRKIKEMNGIEKISVRTSQFASKFYEKFGFKLLEVVKDYWAKGIDMYRMELM, encoded by the coding sequence ATGGATATCCGCTCCTATTCTCCCTCTGACAAGGGCAGTATAATAGACCTTCTCCGTTTAAACACACCTAACTACTTCTCCATTGAAGAGGAAGCAGACCTTAATGATTATTTGGACAACCAAATAGATATATATTATGTTGTAGAAGATAACGGCTTATTAATAGGGAGTGGTGGCATAAATATTACCGAAGACAGAAAGACAGCAAGAATATCGTGGGATATAGTCCATCCCGATTATCAGGGTAAAGGTATTGGGCAACTACTTACACACTATAGAATTAGAAAAATAAAAGAAATGAATGGAATTGAGAAAATTTCTGTAAGAACTTCGCAATTTGCATCCAAATTCTATGAAAAATTTGGTTTCAAATTACTTGAAGTTGTAAAAGACTACTGGGCTAAAGGCATTGATATGTACAGAATGGAACTAATGTAA
- a CDS encoding ubiquinone biosynthesis methyltransferase UbiE: protein MSQNVTPYKDSGLGKKEQVAQMFDTISGNYDGLNRVISFGIDVSWRKKVLKLVSAKTPKTILDIATGTGDLAILMAETSATEIIGADISEGMMEVGRKKVTEKGLDGKIKLVYGDSENLPFDDNYFDAITVAFGVRNFETLEKGLGDILRVLKPNGIFVILETSVPTKFPFKQGYTFYSKYLLPLIGRLFSKDRSAYAYLSESASVFPHGEALNNILRKVGFIEVKNMPQTLGVATIYSASKK, encoded by the coding sequence ATGTCGCAAAACGTAACTCCTTATAAAGATTCCGGCCTGGGCAAAAAAGAACAGGTAGCCCAAATGTTTGATACTATTTCCGGTAATTACGATGGTTTAAACCGCGTAATTTCGTTTGGTATAGATGTTTCATGGCGTAAAAAAGTATTAAAGCTTGTTTCGGCTAAAACCCCAAAAACCATACTGGATATCGCTACCGGTACCGGAGACCTTGCCATACTAATGGCTGAGACTTCTGCAACCGAAATTATTGGCGCAGATATCTCTGAAGGCATGATGGAAGTTGGACGTAAAAAAGTTACCGAAAAAGGGCTTGACGGAAAAATTAAGCTTGTATATGGCGATAGTGAGAATCTTCCTTTTGACGACAATTACTTTGATGCTATTACTGTTGCTTTTGGCGTTCGTAATTTTGAAACACTTGAAAAAGGCCTCGGTGATATTTTACGCGTTTTAAAACCAAACGGCATTTTTGTGATACTTGAAACATCGGTGCCAACAAAATTCCCGTTTAAACAAGGCTACACTTTTTACAGCAAATACCTTCTTCCGCTTATAGGGAGACTATTCTCTAAAGACAGATCGGCTTATGCTTACCTTAGTGAATCGGCTTCTGTTTTCCCTCATGGGGAAGCTTTAAACAATATTTTGCGAAAAGTTGGGTTTATAGAGGTTAAGAATATGCCGCAGACCCTTGGAGTGGCAACAATTTACTCTGCCTCAAAAAAATAA
- a CDS encoding PorT protein, protein MKKLFIYILLFTGLCSHAQFGTQIFSKKPIVNLENFDKQRVHWGYFLGFNSYDFKFDYKVDPKVDIAVTRTTGFNVGLVGNLRLFEYLDLRFEPGLYYTQRDLAFNVEGTESDRLREVKSTYIHFPLLLKFSAKRTGNIKPYLLGGVSRSLNLSSSFNSKDDNMTGDRFRMNKWTNFYEVGAGIDIYFEFFKFSPSIRGVFSFDDEIIRDNDPNSPYTGNVASMKTRGIFVNFTFH, encoded by the coding sequence ATGAAGAAACTGTTTATATACATACTGCTATTTACCGGCCTTTGCAGCCATGCGCAGTTTGGTACGCAAATATTCAGCAAAAAGCCTATTGTTAACCTTGAAAACTTTGACAAACAAAGGGTTCACTGGGGATACTTCCTTGGCTTTAACAGCTATGATTTTAAGTTTGACTATAAAGTTGATCCTAAAGTAGACATTGCGGTAACGCGAACAACAGGCTTTAATGTGGGCCTTGTAGGTAACCTTAGACTTTTTGAATACCTGGATCTTCGTTTTGAACCGGGACTATACTATACGCAGCGCGACCTTGCCTTTAATGTCGAAGGCACAGAATCTGACAGGCTAAGAGAAGTAAAATCTACATATATACATTTTCCACTATTGCTGAAATTTTCAGCTAAAAGGACGGGAAATATAAAACCTTACCTTTTAGGTGGTGTATCGCGTTCACTTAACCTTTCGAGTAGCTTTAACTCGAAAGACGATAACATGACCGGAGACCGGTTCAGGATGAATAAATGGACTAACTTTTACGAAGTTGGTGCAGGTATAGATATTTACTTTGAATTCTTTAAGTTCTCTCCTTCAATTCGTGGCGTGTTTAGTTTTGACGATGAGATTATCCGCGACAACGACCCTAATAGCCCATACACAGGCAATGTTGCTTCTATGAAAACAAGGGGAATCTTTGTAAACTTTACTTTCCACTAA